From Montipora foliosa isolate CH-2021 chromosome 6, ASM3666993v2, whole genome shotgun sequence, a single genomic window includes:
- the LOC138008384 gene encoding beta-1 adrenergic receptor-like: MNSTTPTSAYHCSGELNRLEIVILATLNTTLALISTLGNALILAAICLESSQRTVSNAFIASLGMADFSVGLIMNPLWVSKSILNIWRSDNLISTAIEVLTMQTIVATSFSLCAVSLDRYISVTNIRYNEKVTWNRVRMVIASIWVFSITFASLRLLIKDPFELPKLWIAATVITVVSPCLVISICYYFMFKAAQIQIRKIAKRETVTNRDEAIARLKNRKAVFTIGIVVGVFVVCWTPSLVISFVQFFYNDPCERMKLNGHWFWGALAEFSNSAFNPFIYCIRMRDFRKAVKRVLFRFRIAKYFINP, translated from the coding sequence ATGAATTCTACAACTCCCACAAGTGCGTATCATTGCTCTGGAGAACTCAATCGCCTAGAAATAGTCATCCTGGCTACTTTAAATACAACATTGGCTTTGATCTCGACTCTCGGTAATGCACTCATCTTAGCAGCCATTTGCCTTGAGTCGAGTCAAAGGACTGTTTCGAATGCGTTTATTGCGTCGCTAGGAATGGCTGACTTCTCAGTGGGTTTGATCATGAATCCACTTTGGGTTTCAAAGAGTATTCTGAACATCTGGCGTAGTGACAACTTGATTTCAACCGCCATCGAAGTTCTGACCATGCAAACTATTGTCGCAACATCCTTCAGTTTGTGCGCGGTTAGTCTTGATCGATACATATCTGTGACGAACATTCGCTACAACGAAAAGGTGACATGGAACCGAGTGCGAATGGTCATTGCCTCGATCTGGGTGTTCTCCATCACTTTTGCATCTTTGCGACTTCTCATAAAGGATCCATTCGAATTACCAAAACTCTGGATTGCTGCAACGGTGATAACGGTTGTTTCGCCCTGCTTAGTCATCTCGATATGCTATTATTTTATGTTCAAGGCAGCTCAAATTCAGATCAGAAAGATTGCAAAAAGGGAAACGGTTACAAATCGAGATGAAGCTATTGCCCGGTTAAAAAACCGAAAGGCGGTGTTTACGATTGGAATAGTAGTGGGTGTGTTTGTGGTTTGTTGGACACCAAGTTTGGTTATCTCTTTTGTCCAGTTCTTTTACAATGACCCTTGCGAGAGAATGAAGCTTAACGGTCATTGGTTTTGGGGAGCTTTAGCCGAGTTTAGCAATTCAGCTTTTAATCCCTTTATTTATTGCATACGAATGAGAGATTTCAGAAAGGCTGTAAAGAGGGTCTTGTTCCGTTTCcgaatagcaaaatattttattaatcCTTAG
- the LOC138008948 gene encoding uncharacterized protein, producing MPESSTNVEPKSKKDNLKRRNAASTAEHIEANVEVVDGAVGAKTDLQELTASLKQGFAQVSHDLSKTIAESFKLFQSELEIQYEDIAGVEQEETPQTANDHEVNGEPPAKKKKNTKTTSIEEAVTKLANSAGAQETPSNEGNFEVLNSLKQELKKEETGPRVNAELANVVNAMVKEGLPEEKLQEKLNKYHRPENCESLTNVRVNQSIWDHLTPAVRSQDVRLQKVQTSIFKGMCALTTVIDKCLDHIPSLQNGNDLLQLATDALALFANANSELNQRRRELIKPDLHDEYKHLCSSSLAITDQLFGDDLPKQVKELTEVNRVGKKLSTHTGRSTAKPDYRRHNARGKTTTNILRLSRERRRGSQRDADF from the exons ATGCCTGAAAGTTCGACTAATGTTGAGCCTAAGAGCAAGAAAGATAACTTAAAACGGAGAAATGCGGCTTCTACAGCCGAACATATCGAAGCGAATGTTGAGGTTGTTGATGGCGCCGTTGGCGCCAAAACTGACCTACAAGAGTTGACCGCTTCGTTGAAACAAGGATTTGCCCAGGTGTCTCACGATTTATCTAAGACCATTGCGGAGTCTTTTAAACTGTTCCAGTCAGAATTGGAAATACAGTACGAAGACATAGCGGGCGTAGAACAGGAGGAAACTCCGCAGACCGCGAATGACCACGAGGTCAACGGGGAGCCCCctgcgaagaagaagaaaaatacTAAAACTACAAGCATCGAGGAAGCTGTGACAAAGCTAGCTAATTCAGCCGGGGCTCAGGAAACGCCTTCTAATGAAGGAAATTTTGAAGTGCTTAATAGCTTAAAGCAAGAGCTAAAGAAAGAGGAAACGGGTCCAAGAGTTAATGCAGAGCTGGCCAATGTGGTTAATGCCATGGTCAAAGAGGGCCTGCCGGAAGAGAAActtcaggaaaaactgaatAAGTATCACAGACCAGAGAACTGTGAATCGTTGACAAACGTccgagtaaaccaatcaatatGGGATCATTTAACTCCAGCAGTTCGATCGCAAGATGTTAGACTGCAAAAGGTGCAGACATCCATCTTCAAGGGAATGTGTGCATTGACTACTGTGATCGACAAATGCCTAGATCATATCCCGTCGCTTCAAAATGGAAACGACCTGTTGCAATTGGCAACAGATGCGCTAGCTTTGTTTGCTAATGCAAATAGCGAACTAAACCAACGCCGAAGAGAATTGATTAAACCTGACCTGCATGACGAATATAAACACCTATGCTCTTCGTCGCTGGCAATCACCGACCAATTATTTGGCGATGATCTCCCTAAACAGGTGAAAGAGTTGACCGAGGTCAACCGCGTTGGTAAGAAACTGTCTACGCACACTGGAAGATCAACGGCTAAGCCTGACTATCGCAGGCACAAT GCTCGTGGGAAAACGACCACAAACATCCTCCGACTTTCAAGAGAAAGAAGGAGGGGAAGTCAACGTGACGCCGATTTCTAA
- the LOC138008381 gene encoding uromodulin-like has translation MASSTVELEVSHTSLEDKKLNGWKMSMRRFGNNATTRNIVDLILVIAILVLLTLAAPVIRGDCNYDAANTEGKRRTSKFSVTSSNHEPTCGNCGCHPGFTREYPNCTDIDECSLGNSPCQAHSKCINLIGSYTCECLSGFSGKDCFDIDECNSEMHDCDEHATCTNTIGSYTCACDTGFRGDGISCKDKRTIA, from the exons ATGGCTTCTTCGACAGTGGAGTTGGAAGTTTCACACACATCACTGGAGGATAAAAAATTAAATGGATGGAAAATGTCAATGAGACGGTTTGGAAACAACGCCACCACAAGGAATATCGTTGACTTAATTTTGGTGATCGCTATTCTCGTTCTCCTCACGCTCGCGGCTCCTGTTATTCGAGGCGACTGTAATTACGACG CTGCTAATACTGAGGGCAAACGTCGGACGTCAAAGTTCAGCGTGACGTCAAGTAATCATGAACCTACTTGTGGGAATTGTGGATGTCACCCTGGCTTTACAAGAGAATATCCAAACTGCACAG ATATCGACGAGTGCTCCCTTGGGAATAGTCCTTGCCAAGCTCATTCGAAGTGCATCAATCTCATTGGATCCTACACGTGCGAATGCCTCAGCGGTTTCTCCGGAAAGGATTGTTTTGATATTGACGAATGTAATAGTGAGATGCACGATTGCGATGAACACGCCACGTGCACAAACACCATTGGCTCATACACGTGTGCATGTGATACTGGTTTCCGTGGCGATGGCATTTCTTGTAAGGACAAACGAACGATTGCCTAA